A window from Triticum aestivum cultivar Chinese Spring chromosome 6D, IWGSC CS RefSeq v2.1, whole genome shotgun sequence encodes these proteins:
- the LOC123140675 gene encoding ankyrin repeat-containing protein At5g02620, with the protein MEAARAGKVDVADLLIGHAWAWPMEQAAQNGQTAEPSRSSPGTAHGPLLMANKAGDTPLHEAVKHGRSAVALKLVDAEPGSGHALNVKQQTPLHIAAREGLYKVVIKINSQPWVHESFVPSDSVSGSALHQAVLGGHARVVEILLDMTPREQIGLTDSSENNALHYAAQKNNARVVKLLLNRMVELAYKRNRDLQSPLHVAAYYGSTKAMAELLKQCPDVAEMVDSNGRNALHVAIVIGKVDVLRCLLKHVRPDEIINKVDNDGNTALHLAAKLNRAPLGLLLLKDRRVNPCLLNREGRTARSITEEQTPVDSFTVIYVVHSTDISHFFCSLRQLLSF; encoded by the exons ATGGAGGCGGCCAGGGCGGGGAAGGTGGACGTTGCGGACCTGCTCATCGGCCACGCGTGGGCATGGCCTATGGAGCAAGCCGCACAGAATGGACAGACCGCGGAACCTTCCCGGAGCTCCCCTGGCACCGCGCACGGGCCTCTGTTGATGGCCAACAAGGCCGGCGACACCCCGCTGCACGAGGCGGTGAAGCACGGCAGGAGCGCGGTCGCGCTCAAGCTGGTGGACGCCGAGCCAGGCAGCGGCCACGCGCTCAACGTGAAGCAGCAGACGCCGCTACACATCGCCGCGCGGGAGGGCCTCTACAAAGTCGTCATCAAGATCAACAGCCAGCCCTGGGTCCACGAGAGCTTTGTCCCCTCTGACTCCGTCAGCGGCTCCGCCCTGCACCAGGCCGTCCTCGGCGGCCACGCAC GCGTGGTGGAGATCTTGCTCGACATGACGCCGCGGGAGCAGATCGGGCTGACGGACTCGAGCGAGAACAACGCGCTGCACTACGCGGCGCAGAAGAACAACGCCCGCGTGGTGAAGCTGCTGCTCAACCGGATGGTGGAGCTGGCCTACAAGCGCAACCGTGACCTGCAGTCCCCGCTGCACGTGGCCGCCTACTACGGGTCGACAAAGGCCATGGCGGAGCTGCTGAAGCAGTGCCCTGACGTGGCGGAGATGGTGGACAGCAACGGCAGGAACGCGTTGCATGTCGCCATCGTCATCGGCAAAGTGGACGTGCTCCGCTGCCTCCTCAAGCACGTGCGCCCGGACGAGATTATCAACAAGGTTGACAACGATGGCAACACAGCGCTTCATCTGGCCGCGAAGTTAAATCGAGCTCCGCTTGGCCTGCTGCTGCTCAAGGACCGCAGGGTGAACCCATGCCTCCTCAACAGGGAAGGCCGCACCGCACGGAGCATTACCGAGGAGCAAACACCTGTCGATAGCTTCACGGTAATTTACGTTGTCCACTCCACTGATATCAGTCACTTCTTTTGCTCTCTAAGGCAACTCTTAAGTTTCTAA